A genomic region of Arachis hypogaea cultivar Tifrunner chromosome 5, arahy.Tifrunner.gnm2.J5K5, whole genome shotgun sequence contains the following coding sequences:
- the LOC140184793 gene encoding uncharacterized protein: MSHTPSKRVCMPHLGDELVWQIFAKADSKTVGRCRSTNKSWRYTLSTPAFLKEHYKQNKNREQSIIIGIGYYPANENSQWFERVDAQTGEHLDLNIPVAINNFGYYALIGSDHGNLCLRYSQDGLISRLLIWNPLTRMIAFASDEARKHSRYAVSIYAFGYLEDTIEYGIVHVYKRHYSDTKMSWTLYNSYERNWKHFGTIQSKVQKIGPKYIMKNGIVYWIGWEGTSYAQPALIVTFNLQQRLCYEGEVPDAVKSTYHSLTHFNDGVGFISTLYVGWTIQINLWKIIRDGQDQLIWEKMLKISGLRIPYNPTLFVGKDIISLLESRNNHGGANDGEKTELLLSRNKFNTFKTKHLMHRTWNESLFVKTVTLHSQGLYMV, encoded by the coding sequence ATGAGTCACACCCCATCAAAGAGAGTTTGCATGCCTCATCTAGGTGATGAACTGGTTTGGCAAATATTTGCTAAGGCTGATTCCAAGACAGTTGGGAGATGTAGGAGTACAAACAAGTCATGGAGATATACATTGTCGACACCAGCCTTTCTGAAGGAACATtacaagcaaaataaaaatagagagcaGAGTATCATAATTGGTATTGGATACTATCCAGCTAATGAAAACTCCCAGTGGTTTGAGAGGGTTGATGCTCAAACTGGCGAGCATCTTGATTTGAATATACCAGTGGCCATAAACAACTTTGGCTACTATGCTCTTATAGGTTCTGATCATGGGAATCTCTGTCTAAGGTACTCTCAGGATGGCCTTATCTCTCGACTTCTTATTTGGAATCCTTTAACTCGAATGATTGCTTTTGCGTCTGATGAAGCAAGAAAACATTCACGGTATGCTGTTTCTATCTATGCTTTTGGTTATTTGGAAGATACCATTGAGTATGGGATAGTGCATGTGTACAAAAGGCACTATTCTGACACCAAAATGTCTTGGACTCTCTACAATTCATACGAGAGGAATTGGAAGCACTTCGGAACAATTCAAAGCAAAGTCCAGAAGATTGGCCCGAAGTACATTATGAAAAATGGGATTGTTTATTGGATAGGGTGGGAAGGCACCTCCTATGCTCAACCAGCATTAATCGTCACTTTCAACTTGCAACAAAGGCTATGTTACGAGGGTGAGGTCCCGGATGCTGTTAAATCAACTTACCACTCCTTAACACACTTCAATGATGGAGTTGGGTTCATATCCACACTATATGTAGGATGGACCATCCAAATTAATTTGTGGAAAATTATTCGTGATGGTCAAGATCAGCTGATTTGGGAAAAGATGCTAAAAATTTCTGGCTTGCGGATTCCTTACAATCCTACTTTGTTTGTTGGTAAAGATATTATTTCACTTTTGGAGTCTAGGAACAATCATGGTGGAGCTAATGATGGAGAGAAAACTGAACTTCTTTTATCAAGGAATAAGTTCAATACTTTTAAGACAAAACATTTGATGCATCGAACTTGGAATGAGTCTCTTTTTGTGAAAACAGTTACTCTCCACTCACAGGGACTTTACATGGTGTAG
- the LOC112800494 gene encoding large ribosomal subunit protein uL24z: MKYNPRVSSSRRKSRKAHFTAPSSVRRVLMSAPLTTDLRSKYNVRSMPIRKDDEVQVVRGTYKGREGKVVQVYRRKWVIHIERITREKVNGSTVNVGIHPSKVVITKLRLDKDRKSLLDRKAKGRAAADKEKGTKFAPEDIMQTVD; the protein is encoded by the coding sequence ATGAAGTACAATCCTAGGGTTTCAAGCAGCCGTAGGAAGAGCCGCAAGGCTCACTTCACTGCTCCGTCGAGCGTCCGCCGCGTTCTTATGAGCGCCCCGCTCACCACCGATCTCCGATCGAAGTACAACGTGCGCTCCATGCCGATCCGTAAAGACGATGAGGTGCAGGTGGTTAGGGGAACCTACAAAGGCCGCGAAGGGAAGGTGGTTCAGGTTTACCGTCGCAAATGGGTGATCCACATCGAGCGCATCACACGCGAGAAGGTTAACGGATCCACCGTGAACGTCGGAATCCACCCATCGAAGGTGGTGATTACAAAGCTCCGATTGGACAAGGACAGGAAGTCTCTTCTTGACCGCAAGGCCAAGGGTCGTGCTGCCGCTGATAAGGAAAAGGGTACCAAGTTTGCTCCTGAG
- the LOC112800486 gene encoding uncharacterized protein: MDTLLSNTPHQSLHPDKENMPYTIDSHAMNQKDSKVKWSTNCRTALADLPFNTANLPQDIETKKNARRVRALKLAESRHYNTTQFQQGMRGTTTLYESPTTHGSPEYWHMGDLRYQCEYCHALFWYDERIRKHYNTSDPKYTLCCRGGQVEIPHLQDAPKVLYDLLYNDDAKSKHFRDNIRTYNSMFQFTSMGAKVDRNINSKRGPPTFILCGENYHLMGSLIPKVGSPAKFAQLYVFDTQNEVQNRIAVIRGEENNKIHEDIVRDLKKMLDEHNVLVKAFRMVRESISVEPRSMVKLRLLGKRGKDGRRYNLPSTNEVAALIVGDFDINRTDRDIVVETQSHKLQRITQLNPAYLGLQYPLLFPYGEDGYKEEIPLNKSNANKGKGRQEVSMKEFFAFRIQERLADGSPLLYSRRLFQQFLVDGYSMIESARLNYIRLDQEKFRCEMYKGIKEAVLSGETRPSSCGKRIILPSSFTGGPRYMIQNYQDAMAICKVVGYPDLFITFTCNPKWPELEDFLKNRELNAEDRPDMICRAFKVKLDHLIKDIKTNKIFGRVCAVVYTIEFQKRGLPHAHILIFLHRDDKYPTADDIDKIISAEIPDKYQDQEYYEAVEKHMMHGPCGTLRKESPCMENGKCIRHFPKRFVDTTTIDDDGYPIYRRRDDDKTINKSGVDLDNRYVVPHNRSLLLKYGAHINVEWCNQSRSIKYLFKYVNKGNDRVTASFYRSATEDPEDDKIDEVSMYYDCRYISPCEAAWRIFGYNLHYRDPSVVRLGFHLENEQTIIFKDHENIDDVAREASIKESMFLGWFDANKQYSAARSLTYAEFPTKFVWKAKEREWCPRKSHSVIGRIFFVPPGSGEVYYLRLLLNFAKGPTCYEDIRTVDGILYPTFRDACYARGLLDDDREYIDAIEEASHWGSGIFLRKLFATLLFSNSMERPEHVWENTWSLLSDDILHRQRTLLDNPDLHLTDEELKELTLIDVENIMNIYNRSLKDFPTMPFPNMDACSLQLMASGTNRLICDELRYDRRRLAEEHATYLQQLTDEQKVVYKEIMLAVHSRKGGVFFLYGYGGTGKTFVWKTLASALRSKGEIVLTVASSGIASLLLPGGRTAHSRFAIPLNLDEYSTCNIKQGSHLAELLIKSKLIIWDEAPMVNKHCIEALDRTMRDILRFKNSNSLNEPFGGKTIVFGGDFRQILPVIPKGTRQEIVNATINSSYIWNSCKILSLTKNMRLQTNGSHTTCQELKQFADWILAIGDGRYGTSNDGVDSVKIPDDILINDWDDPIVAICKATYPEMFRGTNVEYRAEDRAILAPTLQIVDEINQYMMSLNPAETITYYSSDKACATEANNDLLASIHTPEFLNTIKCSGVPNHELTVKVGTPIMLLRNIDHSAGLCNGTRLVITKLGKHIIEARSIAGRNSGQKVFIPRMTLSPSDHRIPFRFQRRQFPVMVSYAMTINKSQGQSLSKVGLILKKPVFTHGQLYVALSRVTHKKGLKVLLCHEEGDNKETDNVVFKEVFRNVA, from the exons ATGGACACATTACTAAGTAACACACCACACCAAAGCCTACATCCAGATAAGGAAAACATGCCCTATACAATAGATTCTCATGCTATGAATCAGAAGGATAGCAAAGTCAAATGGTCAACAAATTGCAGAACAGCTCTCGCAGATTTACCCTTCAATACTGCTAACTTGCCACAGGATATAG AGACAAAAAAGAATGCTAGAAGAGTCAGAGCATTGAAACTAGCTGAGAGTAGGCACTATAACACCACTCAATTTCAACAag GTATGCGAGGAACAACTACCCTTTATGAGAGTCCAACAACCCATGGATCTCCAG AATATTGGCACATGGGTGATCTACGCTATCAATGTGAATATTGTCATGCGTTGTTTTGGTATGACGAAAGAATCCGAAAACATTACAATACGAGTGATCCCAAATATACACTTTGTTGTAGAGGTGGGCAAGTAGAGATTCCACACTTACAGGATGCTCCTAAAGTGTTGTATGATTTGTTGTACAATGATGATGCCAAAAGCAAGCACTTTCGTGACAACATAAGGACTTATAATAGTATGTTTCAATTCACATCGATGGGGGCAAAGGTTGACCGTAATATCAATTCCAAAAGGGGACCACCGACATTTATTCTATGTGGTGAGAATTATCACTTGATGGGTAGTTTGATACCCAAAGTAGGGAGTCCTGCTAAATTTGCACAACTGTATGTATTTGATACCCAAAATGAGGTGCAAAATCGTATCGCTGTTATCAG ggGGGAAGAGAACAATAAAATTCACGAAGATATTGTCAGAGACTTGAAGAAAATGCTTGATGAGCATAATGTTTTGGTCAAAGCATTTCGCATGGTTAGGGAATCAATTAGTGTTGAGCCTAGATCAATGGTGAAATTGAGGCTATTGGGTAAGAGAGGCAAGGATGGTAGAAGGTATAATTTACCATCAACCAACGAGGTGGCAGCTTTGATTGTGGGTGATTTTGATATAAACAGAACTGATAGGGACATCGTGGTAGAGACACAAAGTCATAAATTGCAACGGATTACTCAACTTAATCCTGCATATTTAGGCTTACAATATCCGTTATTGTTTCCCTATGGAGAGGATGGATACAAAGAAGAGATACCCCTCAATAAGAGTAATGCTAATAAAGGAAAAGGAAGACAAGAGGTATCCATGAAGGAATTCTTTGCTTTCCGAATACAAGAGAGATTGGCTGATGGATCCCCATTACTATATTCAAGAAGATTGTTCCAACAGTTTCTGGTTGATGGTTACTCCATGATTGAGTCAGCAAGGTTAAATTATATACGTCTTGATCAAGAGAAGTTCAGATGTGAGATGTACAAGGGAATTAAAGAAGCTGTTTTAAGTGGAGAAACTAGACCGTCATCCTGTGGTAAAAGAATTATTTTACCCTCATCATTTACTGGAGGACCAAGGTATATGATCCAAAACTACCAAGATGCTATGGCTATATGTAAAGTGGTTGGTTATCCCGATCTGTTCATTACATTCACATGCAATCCTAAGTGGCCTGAGCTGGAAGACTTCCTAAAAAACAGAGAACTAAATGCAGAAGACCGTCCAGACATGATTTGCAGGGCTTTCAAAGTGAAATTGGATCATTTAATAAAAGATATCAAAACAAACAAGATATTCGGTAGAGTTTGTGCAG TTGTTTATACCATTGAATTTCAAAAACGTGGACTCCCACATGCCCACATACTCATTTTCCTTCATCGGGATGATAAGTATCCAACTGCGGATGACATAGACAAAATTATTTCAGCTGAGATACCGGACAAGTACCAAGATCAAGAATATTACGAAGCTGTTgaaaaacacatgatgcatggtCCATGTGGTACACTTAGGAAAGAGTCTCCATGCATGGAGAATGGCAAATGCATACGCCACTTTCCTAAAAGATTTGTTGACACCACAACAATCGATGATGATGGGTATCCAATATATAGACGAAGAGATGATGACAAAACAATAAATAAGTCCGGTGTTGATCTTGACAACCGATATGTCGTACCACACAATAGATCATTATTATTGAAATATGGAGCACATATTAATGTGGAGTGGTGTAATCAGTCAAGGTCAATTAAGTACTTATTTAAGTATGTGAACAAAGGAAATGACCGTGTTACAGCTTCTTTTTATAGGAGTGCTACTGAAGATCCTGAAGATGACAAAATTGATGAAGTTAGCATGTATTATGATTGTAGATACATATCTCCATGTGAAGCAGCTTGGAGAATTTTTGGATACAATCTCCATTATAGAGATCCCTCTGTTGTAAGGCTGGGGTTCCACTTGGAGAATGAGCAAACCATTATTTTCAAAGACCATGAAAACATAGACGATGTTGCTAGAGAAGCCTCCATTAAAGAATCTATGTTTTTGGGATGGTTTGATGCAAATAAACAATATTCTGCAGCAAGATCCCTAACCTATGCTGAATTTCCTACAAAGTTTGTTTGGAAGGCTAAAGAAAGGGAATGGTGTCCACGTAAATCTCATTCGGTTATTGGCAGGATTTTCTTTGTACCACCTGGATCTGGGGAAGTATACTATCTAAGGCTACTACTTAACTTTGCCAAAGGACCTACATGCTATGAAGATATCAGGACTGTTGATGGAATTTTGTACCCAACCTTTAGAGATGCATGCTATGCAAGAGGTCTTCTAGATGATGATAGAGAATATATCGATGCAATAGAGGAAGCAAGTCATTGGGGTTCAGGAATATTTTTGCGCAAACTCTTTGCGACATTGttgttttcaaattcaatggAGAGGCCTGAACATGTATGGGAAAACACATGGAGTTTGTTATCCGATGACATACTTCATCGTCAAAGAACCCTCCTCGACAACCCTG ATTTGCACCTAACAGATGAAGAGTTAAAGGAATTAACTCTAATAGATGTTGAGAACATAATGAATATCTATAACAGGAGCCTCAAGGATTTCCCAACAATGCCGTTCCCAAACATGGACGCATGTTCATTGCAGTTGATGGCAAGTGGGACTAATCGGCTGATATGTGATGAGCTTCGATATGATAGGCGAAGATTAGCAGAAGAACATGCTACTTACTTACAACAATTGACAGATGAGCAGAAAGTGGTGTACAAAGAAATCATGTTGGCTGTTCATAGTAGGAAAGGGGGAGTATTCTTCCTTTATGGATATGGTGGAACAGGAAAAACATTTGTTTGGAAGACCTTGGCTTCCGCATTGAGATCTAAAGGCGAAATTGTACTAACTGTTGCCTCAAGCGGAATAGCATCTCTTCTATTACCAGGTGGGCGGACAGCACACTCACGCTTTGCAATTCCACTTAACTTAGATGAGTACTCAACATGCAACATAAAGCAAGGTAGTCATCTAGCTGAACTATTAATTAAAAGCAAACTCATCATTTGGGATGAAGCACCAATGGTAAACAAGCACTGTATTGAAGCTCTTGATAGGACTATGCGAGATATCTTACGATTCAAGAATTCTAACAGCCTCAACGAGCCATTTGGAGGGAAGACAATTGTATTCGGAGGTGACTTTCGTCAAATACTACCTGTGATACCGAAAGGTACTAGACAGGAAATTGTCAATGCAACGATAAATTCATCGTATATATGGAACAGCTGCAAGATTTTATCTCTAACAAAAAATATGCGTCTACAAACAAACGGGAGCCATACAACATGTCAGGAGTTAAAGCAGTTTGCAGATTGGATATTGGCTATTGGGGATGGAAGATATGGTACATCTAATGATGGAGTTGATAGTGTAAAAATCCCGGATGACATCCTAATTAATGATTGGGATGATCCTATTGTAGCTATTTGTAAAGCTACTTACCCGGAAATGTTTAGAGGAACAAATGTTGAATATAGAGCAGAGGATCGAGCCATACTAGCACCGACCTTGCAAATTGTGGATGAGATAAACCAATATATGATGAGCTTGAACCCAGCtgaaactataacatattatagcTCTGACAAAGCTTGTGCAACAGAAGCCAACAATGACTTGCTAGCATCTATACATACTCCTGAATTTCTAAACACAATCAAGTGTTCTGGAGTACCAAATCATGAGTTAACTGTGAAGGTTGGGACACCTATAATGCTATTGCGGAACATTGATCATTCTGCCGGGCTGTGTAATGGAACACGCTTAGTAATCACTAAACTTGGAAAACATATCATTGAAGCAAGGAGCATAGCAGGGAGAAATTCTGGCCAAAAGGTGTTTATCCCAAGAATGACCTTAAGTCCTTCGGATCACAGAATACCATTCAGGTTCCAACGAAGACAATTTCCCGTTATGGTATCCTATGCCATGACTATCAATAAAAGCCAAGGGCAATCACTTTCGAAagttggtttgattttaaaaaagccAGTTTTTACCCACGGTCAGTTATATGTTGCCCTCTCAAGAGTTACACACAAGAAGGGGCTAAAGGTTTTGTTATGTCATGAGGAAGGTGATAACAAAGAGACAGACAATGTGGTTTTCAAGGAAGTATTCAGAAATGTTGCCTGA
- the LOC112800492 gene encoding BTB/POZ domain-containing protein At3g49900: MSNGWNHQFGVIDTIYEEEPEFSSTSSSPSLSPPSFSSSPPLLHSTISAWSLSSGHQTDLLLRVQGTCFRLHKDRIISRSSYLKRHLTNLTEFTLSPPLNITPHTFAAIAEFCYSSRVHLTPNNVAAIRTAAGLLGMTDSRGYDGENLCHVAESYFNRIVGIDQEYASVVLRSCMALLPEAETTASLVSRCIEALVWDDYDGHDIDATCLNVVVEIRPQDFQSVVDSINARLPHHDVLYRMIDLYFKENKNGKLTEEQKSQLCNSIDCTKLSPRVLMECVQNPRVPLRFIVRAMLVEHLNTRRSIAVAAAASGGNQQDERESLGDILRRDSARRQTAQLKEAMDSTCSRIQSLEKELNGMRKILLDHHAADAEQQERKLNALNSERSASFHVMPAAAEERKIGRGGRGSVSSSALMYDGESGTPRMTKSLRQRLMSGLKNAFHRKSL; this comes from the exons ATGAGTAACGGGTGGAACCACCAGTTCGGTGTTATCGACACCATCTATGAGGAAGAACCCGAGTTCTCTTCCACCTCctcttccccctctctctctccacccTCCTTCTCCTCTTCTCCCCCACTCCTTCACTCAACTATCAGCGCCTG GTCTCTGTCTTCTGGCCATCAAACGGACCTCCTGCTACGTGTTCAAGGAACCTGCTTTCGCCTACACAAG GATCGCATCATTTCACGGAGCTCCTATCTCAAACGCCACCTAACGAACCTCACCGAATTCACACTCTCCCCGCCGTTAAACATAACGCCCCACACCTTCGCCGCCATCGCAGAATTCTGTTACAGCAGCAGAGTCCACCTCACGCCCAATAACGTCGCCGCCATCAGGACGGCGGCGGGGCTGCTCGGCATGACGGATTCCAGAGGCTACGACGGGGAGAATCTCTGCCACGTGGCGGAATCCTACTTCAACAGAATCGTTGGTATTGACCAAGAGTACGCATCGGTGGTTCTGCGGTCCTGCATGGCTCTGCTTCCCGAGGCCGAAACGACGGCGTCGCTTGTAAGCAGGTGCATTGAAGCGCTGGTTTGGGATGACTACGATGGTCACGACATCGATGCAACTTGCTTAAACGTCGTCGTAGAGATTCGCCCTCAGGATTTTCAATCTGTCGTTGATTCCATCAATGCGCGCCTTCCCCACCACGACGTTCTCTACAGGATGATTGATCTTTATTTCAAG GAAAACAAGAACGGGAAACTTACTGAGGAACAGAAATCTCAGTTGTGCAATTCGATAGATTGTACGAAGCTATCGCCGCGTGTGTTGATGGAGTGTGTTCAGAATCCGAGAGTGCCTTTGAGGTTCATAGTGCGAGCGATGCTGGTGGAGCATCTCAACACGCGCCGCTCTATTGCGGTGGCGGCTGCTGCTTCCGGCGGGAACCAACAAGATGAGCGAGAATCACTAGGGGATATTCTGCGGCGTGACTCGGCTCGGCGTCAGACGGCTCAGCTGAAGGAGGCGATGGATTCGACGTGCTCTCGGATTCAGAGCCTGGAGAAGGAGCTTAATGGGATGAGGAAGATTCTGCTGGACCACCATGCCGCCGATGCGGAGCAGCAGGAGCGGAAGTTGAATGCGCTGAACTCAGAGCGTTCGGCGAGTTTCCACGTTATGCCGGCTGCGGCGGAGGAGAGAAAAATAGGGAGAGGTGGAAGGGGTTCAGTGTCGTCGTCGGCGCTAATGTATGATGGGGAGAGTGGGACTCCAAGGATGACGAAATCACTTAGGCAGAGGTTGATGAGTGGCCTCAAGAATGCATTTCATAGGAAAAGCTTATAG